The proteins below are encoded in one region of Ricinus communis isolate WT05 ecotype wild-type chromosome 6, ASM1957865v1, whole genome shotgun sequence:
- the LOC8282975 gene encoding feruloyl CoA ortho-hydroxylase F6H1-3 produces MAPTLAGSTADSSFDLNDFVINKGNGVKGLSDLGLKSLPRQYIQPQEALINIIPQDSIPVIDMSNFDNDPKIAESICDAAEQFGFFQLVNHGVPLEVLDGVKDATHRFFGLPAEEKRKFSKELSSTNNVRFGTSFSPDSEKALEWKDYLSLFYVSEDEASALWPSACKDECLEYMKKSEVLCRKLMTSLMERLNVKEIDETKESLLMGSKRINLNYYPRCPNPQLTIGVGRHSDVSSLTFLLQDEIGGLYVRVNEGKGEEDGWVHVPPVEGSLVINVGDALQILSNGRYKSVEHCVIASGSKNRISIPIFVNPKPSDVIGPLPEILAAGEQPKYKNFLYSDYVKHFFRKAHDGKKTVAFAEI; encoded by the exons atggCTCCAACACTTGCAGGATCAACCGCTGATTCCTCCTTTGATCTGAATGATTTTGTCATAAACAAAGGAAATGGAGTGAAGGGTCTTTCTGATTTAGGCCTAAAAAGCCTTCCCCGACAATATATCCAACCCCAAGAGGCTTTGATCAACATCATCCCGCAAGATTCCATACCTGTTATTGATATGTCTAACTTTGATAATGACCCAAAAATTGCAGAATCAATCTGTGATGCTGCTGAGCAGTTTGGTTTCTTTCAGCTTGTTAATCACGGTGTTCCTCTCGAGGTTCTTGATGGTGTTAAGGATGCAACTCATCGTTTCTTTGGGTTACCAGCAGAGGAGAAGAGGAAATTCTCCAAGGAGCTTTCGTCTACCAACAATGTTCGATTTGGCACCAGCTTCAGTCCTGATTCAGAGAAAGCTCTTGAATGGAAGGATTATCTTAGTCTCTTTTATGTCTCCGAGGATGAGGCTTCTGCATTGTGGCCTTCTGCTTGCAA gGATGAATGCCTGGAATACATGAAGAAATCCGAAGTTCTTTGCAGAAAGCTAATGACATCACTGATGGAGAGATTGAACGTGAAGGAAATAGACGAAACTAAAGAATCTCTGCTAATGGGATCAAAGAGGATTAATCTTAACTACTACCCAAGATGTCCAAACCCTCAACTAACAATTGGGGTTGGGCGTCACTCGGATGTCTCCTCACTCACATTTCTCCTCCAAGACGAAATCGGAGGGCTTTACGTGCGAGTGAACGAAGGAAAGGGAGAAGAAGATGGATGGGTTCATGTGCCGCCAGTTGAAGGATCGCTAGTGATAAATGTGGGAGACGCATTACAAATACTGAGCAACGGACGATACAAGAGTGTGGAGCATTGTGTGATTGCCAGCGGAAGTAAGAACAGGATTTCTATCCCAATTTTCGTTAATCCAAAGCCAAGTGATGTGATAGGTCCATTGCCTGAAATTCTTGCAGCCGGAGAGCAACCGAAATATAAGAACTTTCTCTACTCAGATTATGTCAAGCATTTCTTCAGGAAGGCTCATGATGGCAAGAAGACTGTTGCATTTGCAGAGATATGA